Proteins co-encoded in one Oreochromis aureus strain Israel breed Guangdong linkage group 3, ZZ_aureus, whole genome shotgun sequence genomic window:
- the LOC116319488 gene encoding uncharacterized protein LOC116319488, translating into MEGRYVIVIIPGRKTYTTLCEVEVFASLSGQLLYNLALKQTAVQSSTNVTVGTAGKPVDGRRDANYQSGSCTLTNVQSDPWWRVDLVNVYTIGTVMITNRDELENRLDGAEIWIGNSTTISDHESVRCAVISHIPSGQAFYFPCNSMKGRYVTVFLPGSAKVLSLCEVEVYYGYPLPNVALKGEATQSSTLSVATASKAIDGRRNSFYSNGFCSHTAEDETNPWWRVDLQRSFTVTAVKVTNRGDCCAERLDGAEIRIGNSLENNGNNNSRCASISHIKAGKTYTFQCDGGSMEGRFVNVFLPGQKKTLTLCEVEVYAAPAGRALSDWL; encoded by the exons ATGGAAGGTCGCTACGTCATTGTGATCATACCAGGAAGAAAGACTTACACAACCCTGTGTGAAGTGGAGGTGTTTGCTTCTCTATCTG gtCAACTTCTTTacaacctggcactgaaacAAACAGCTGTCCAATCTTCAACCAATGTCACTGTGGGTACTGCTGGTAAGCCAGTTGATGGGAGAAGAGATGCAAACTATCAAAGTGGGTCTTGCACACTTACCAATGTACAATCTGATCCCTGGTGGAGAGTAGACCTGGTAAATGTTTATACAATTGGGACTGTAATGATAACCAATAGAGATGAATTGGAAAACAGGCTGGATGGTGCCGAAATCTGGATCGGAAATTCAACAACAATCAGTGACCATGAAAGCGTCAG GTGTGCCGTCATCTCTCACATTCCCAGCGGACAAGCATTTTACTTTCCATGTAACTCTATGAAGGGACGCTATGTCACTGTGTTTCTACCAGGAAGTGCAAAGGTCCTGAGTCTCTGTGAGGTTGAAGTGTACTACG GATACCCATTACCCAATGTGGCACTCAAAGGAGAAGCTACCCAGTCATCTACACTCTCTGTTGCCACAGCGTCCAAAGCCATCGATGGCAGACGGAACTCGTTCTATAGCAATGGGTTCTGTAGCCACACGGCTGAAGATGAGACCAACCCCTGGTGGAGGGTGGACCTGCAGCGAAGCTTTACAGTCACTGCTGTAAAAGTCACCAACAGAGGAGACTGCTGTGCTGAAAGACTGGATGGAGCTGAGATCAGAATAGGAAACTCACTGGAGAACAATGGAAACAATAATTCCAG GTGTGCTTCCATCTCACATATCAAAGCAGGTAAAACCTACACATTCCAGTGTGATGGAGGCAGCATGGAGGGTCGCTTTGTGAACGTGTTTCTTCCTGGACAGAAGAAGACTCTCACCCTGTGTGAAGTGGAGGTGTATGCTGCCCCAGCAGGTAGAGCTTTAAGTGACTGGCTCTGA